TACTTAGTATAAAAATAAAAGTAGTTTGGTTACCTGCACTTACTTCTTCTCGTGTTAAACCAGAGTACGCAATGGTATAATTGTTAGGTAATTTTGCCAATTCTTCTTCAATTACTTTAATAGCATCACCTGTACTATATCCTTCGTTAGTTGCTCCAGAAATACTTGTTGAGTTTAATAAGTTAAAACGTGTTACGGCTTGTGGACCATAGACTCTTTCTAGTTTTACAAACTCTGTAATAGGAGCCATTTCACCTTTGTCTGTTCTCACAAACATATTGTTTAAAGCATTTGTATCCGCTCTATCTTCTGGTAAAGCTTGGATGTATACTCTAAACTGTTTACCAAATCTAGAAAAATCCGATGCGTAAATTCCTCCAATATATCCTTGTAAAGTTGAAAAAATACTCGACACAGAAACTCCTTTTTCTTTGGCTAAAGGCACATTTACTTTCATTTCATACTGCGGATAATTTGTATTAAAAGCAGATTGAGCATATTTAATTTCTGGGTGACTCATTAGGGCTGTAGCAAATTCTTGGTTTGCTTTGTCTAAATCTTTAAACTCACCACCAAATTTATCTAACAAGTTTACTTCAAAACCAGCTGAGTTACCAAAACCACGAATACTAGGAGGGGAGAAGAAAATAATTTTTGCTTCAGGAATACTAGCTGCTATACCAAATAGTTTACCTGTAATGGCTGTTGCAGATAAAGAAGGATCTTCACGCTCACTCCAGTCTTTTAATTTAATAATCCCCATTCCATAGTTAGAACCAGAACCATTAATTAAACTTCTTCCTTTTATAAAATTAACTCCTACAACACCCTCTAAATTTTCAATTTTAGAATATATTTTTTTAGTTACAGCATCTGTTCTGTCTAATGATGCTCCAGCAGGTAATTCAACATTTGCAAAAATAATCCCTCTATCTTCGTTAGGAACAAAACCAGTAGGAGTTGTTGTTGCAGACCAATATATTCCAACAGCGGCAATAATTAATAACAATACTGATACCCATTTGTTTTTATATAAAAATTGTAATGATTGTCCGTATTTATGAATAGTAGCATTAAACCCACGATTGAACAAAGTGTAAAAACGTTGTAATGGATTTTTGTTTTTTAATTCTTCATCTTGTTTGTGTTCTTTTAATAATAAAGCACACAATGCAGGACTTAATGTTAGGGCATTTACGGCAGAAATTAAAATAGAAATAATTAAAGTAACCCCAAATTGCTCATAAAAAACACCTGTAGGCCCTGTAATAAACGTAACAGGAATAAATACTGCTGCCATTACTAATGTAATAGAAATAATAGCTCCAGAAATTTCATTCATAGCTACCAATGTTGCCTTTTTAGGATTCTTTTCTCCATCATCCATTTTAGCGTGAACGGCTTCCACAACGACAATAGCATCATCTACCACAATACCAATAGCCAATACCAATGCAAATAATGTTAATAGGTTTATAGAATACCCAAAAACATTTAAGAAAAAGAAAGTACCAATAATAGATACAGGCACTGCAATAGCCGGAATTAAAGTAGACCTTAAATCTTGTAAAAAGATGAAAACAACTAAAAACACTAATAAGAAAGCTTCTAACAAGGTGTGTACTACTTTGTCTATAGAAGCATTTAAGAATAAACTAGTATCATAGGGAACAAAAATATCTAATCCATCAGGTAGGTCTTTTTTAATAGTTTCTAAAGTACCTTTGATGTTTTTTATTATTTCCTGAGCATTAGATCCTTTGGTTTGGAAAATTCCCATAAACACCGCAGGGTTTCCTAAACTCATGGCATTAGAAGCATAAGATTGTGCATCAAGTTCAATAGTAGCTACATCTTTTAATCTTAAAAACTCCCCATTTCCTAATGCTTTGATAACAATATCACTATATTGATTTTCATTTTTAAAACGTCCACTATAAGTTAAAGCGTATGAAAAAGCTTCTCCATTGTTTTGTCCTAATGATCCAGCAGCAGCTTCTAAGTTTTGTTCACTCAATGCAGCAGTAACATCAGATGGGATTAAATTGTAAGCAGCTAACTTTTCTGGTTTTAACCATATACGCATAGCGTAATCTTGTTGTGAAAACACACTAACATCTCCTACACCGCTAATACGTTGCATGGCAGGAATCACATTGATTTTTAAGTAGTTTTGAATAAATGTAGCATCGTAATCTTCACTTTCAGAATACATAGAAATAAACATCAATGCACTAGTTTCTTGTTTTTGAGTAGTAACTCCAGTTTGTGTTACCTCCTTAGGAAGTAGTACTGACGCTCTTGCTACACGGTTTTGTACATTTACAGCAGCAATATCTGCATTCATTTCTTGATCAAAATAAACGGTGATTTCTGCTGTTCCTGTATTAGATGCAGTCGAGGTAATATAAGTCATACCTTCTACACCGTTAATTTGTTCCTCAATAGGTATTATTACACTTTCTAGTACCGTTTCTGCATTAGCACCTGTATAATTTGCGGTAACTTTTATGGTAGGCGGAGCAATATCAGGATACTCTTCTATAGGTAGTGTGTTAATACTAATCACCCCTAATAAAACTATAATAATAGAGATCACTGTTGAAAGAACAGGTCTTTCAATAAATGTTTTTAACATAATTATAAAATTTATGGGTTGAATTAATTTTTAAATAAAGTAGCAATAGGTTGTGTAGACTCTTTAAAAGAAGTTTCTTGTGGTGAAATGGTAACTCCATTTCTTAATTTACTAACTCCAGAAATTACGATTTTATCACCTATCTTAAGCCCCGATTTTACTACGTATAAATGATTTACAACTCCTTCAATCTCTATTAGTGTGGCTTTTACTTTGTTCTCTTTGTTTAAGGTGTAAATAAGAACATCCTTTTGTTGTTCAAAAGTAGCAGATTGTGGCACTACAATAGCATCTTTATATGCTATAGGCAGTCTAATCTTTCCACTGTTCCCATTGGTTAACAATTCATTAGGATTGTTAAATGCTGCTCTAATTTTTATGGTTCCTGTACTTTGATTTATTTGTCCAGTACTAGTTTCAATACGTCCTTTTTCGGAATACTCTTTACCGTTTGCTAAAATTAAGGTTAGGTCCGGAGAGTTTTTTATGCGTTCTTCTTTTGTTTTTCCTTCATATCTCTGTAAGTGATCTAAATACTGAGCCTCATTAAAACTAAAAAATGCATATACTCTGTCTATTTCGCTTACAGTGGTTAAAGGTGTAGCATCACTAGGGCTAATTAAAGCTCCTTGTCTAAAGTTGATGGCACCAACATAACCATCTATTGGACTTTTGATAGTTGCATAACTAATATTTGCAGATACACTACTGTAATTTGCCTTTGCTTGTTCTAAATTAGCTTTTGCTGTTTCTAATTGCACAGGACTGATAATCTTTTTTTCCACCAAAGGAATCAATTTATCTACTTCTACTTGAGCCAAATTGATACGAGCTTTTGCTGCACTTGCATCTTGACTTAAAGATTGTGTTTCTAACTCAAAAAGAACTTGTCCCTTACTAACTTTTTCGCCCTCATCTACATATACTTTTTCTATATATCCAGATGTTTTTGATCTTACATCACTATTTATAACCCCTTCTATAGTAGTAGGATATTCTGTATACCCTGTAACCGTTTTTTGTTCAATTGTTGTTACGGGAATTGAAGGAGGAGGAGCTGTGGTTGCTTGTTTAGATTGACTTTTATCTTGACAGCTCACTAACATTAAGGCAGAAACACCTAGTGTTGTTAATATATTTAAATTCATCTTTTTCATTTTAAAGGGGATTGTTTTTTTCGGTTAATTTGTTTCTTAATTCTTTTATAGCATTACTAGCTTGATCTAAAAACTGTATATAATCATTGTGGAAAGTGAGGTTGAATTTTTCGTATTCACTTTCTATTTTTTTAGTATTTAAAGTCTCTTTATAGTTTTTAATCTCTAAATGTAATTCTCGTATTTGATTCCATTCTTGAGTCATATCATCTATATGTTGTACAATCATATTTTGATTGATGATAAAGTATTTTTTACGATCTCCTGTTTTGGTGAAGTACACAATCTTTTCTAAATCTTGTAAATGATTTAAGTGTGTAGAGATAGTGCTTTTACTGGCACATAAAATGGAAACCATTTCTTCAAAAGTGGTTCCTTTTTTTCCTGTTAGAATTATATAAGCCAATATTCTTGCAGCCACAGGAGCTAAATGTTCTCTTTTTTCTAAATGAACTCCTAGTTTTTCAACCAGTCTCATTTTTTCTTTACAAACGTTTTCTATCATTATATTTAATATTAGAGTTTTCAAAGATACGATTAGTTCGGTTTAAACCGAACAACAAGAACCTAAATATTTATTATATGAAAGATATTATAACATTTGTTTAGAATCGTCATTAAAAAAGGATATTTAAATAAAAGCAGGAGGAAAGGATGTGAGTGGGAGTTATGGTCTTTAAGTATTCCGAAGCTTTGGGAGGGAAGTAAAGGGTATATTTAGGTGAAATGTAGTTTAGGTATTATAGAGAGTACTATGTAGAATCTTTGAACTCACAGAAACATTTCAGTTCTCGAATCCGCTCGAACACCCTTTTGTGTTATGTGTTGTAACATTACGGTCTTCGAGCGTAGTCGAGAAGCACAGTATTTAAGTATAAATGAAAATTACTATAACAAGAAAGATTCCTGTTCTCGACTGCGCTCGAACACCACATGAGGTCTCCGCTTAGTACAGGCTGCTCGAACACCCTTTAATATGTTTTTTTAGAAGTTTATTTAATTATAATTACGGTCTTCGAGCGAAGTCGAGAAGCATAATATTTAAGTATAAATAGAAATTACCATAACAAGAAAGATTCCTGTTCTCGACTTCGCTCGAACACCCTGACAAGGTCTAAGCACAGCACAGGCTGCTCGATATCCTATAAATAAAAACCCAGTAAATAAATTTTACTGGGTTTTTATTTAGGAACAAATTAATAAGCAATATTAATAAGACATTGTTACTATTTTTTCAACATCAGAAGGGGTTAAATTTTTATGTTCTCCTAAGCCATTCCAACCTCTAGCTGTAAATCTTCTTACAATTTCTTGGGCAGTTCCCATATAATCATTGGTGTAATCAGATAATTTGGTATCAATACCTAATTCGTTAAAAAACATTTCTGTTTTTACAATTGCGGCTTTGGCTTTTTGGTCTAAAGTACCTTCGGTAATGTTCCATACTCGCTCTGCATATTGGGCTAATTTTTCTTTTTTAGCTTCAAAATTGTATTGGTAGTGACTAGGGAGAATAACTGCTAAAGTTCTAGCATGGTCTATACCATATAAAGCTGTTAATTCATGTCCAATAGCATGTATAGACCAATCTGTTGGAACTCCTTTTTGAATCAATCCATTTAAGGCCATGGTACAACTCCACATAAAATCTGAAGCTGCTTTATAATCCGTAGGATCTTTAATGATTGTTGGAGCAATTTCAATCAATGTTTGTAAAATTCCTTCAGCAATTCTATCTTGTAACCGTGCATCAATAGGGTAGGTCATGTATTGTTCTAACACATGTGTAAAAGCATCGGTAATTCCATTGGCCAATTGTCTTTTAGGGATGGATTGAATTACTGTAGGATCTAAAACTGAAAATTGAGGAAACAAACCAGGCCCTCCCATACCTAGTTTTTCTTTGGTTTCTGCTCTAGTAATTACTGCACCAGAATTCATTTCAGATCCTGTTGCGGGTAAGGTTAATACCGTTCCAAAAGGCATTCCTTTGGATGTTCTTATATTTTGAGTTAAAATATCCCAAGGAGTATCTCCTTTAAACAAAGCTGCAGAAGATAGAAATTTAGTTCCATCAATAACAGAACCACCACCTACAGCTAATAAAAAAGTGATATTTTGTTCTTTAATAATAGTTAAAGCCTCCATTAAAACAGCGTATTCTGGATTGGCAGGAATACCTCCAAACTCTACTACTTCAAAACCTTCTAAAGCAGCTATTACTTTTTCGTAAATGCCGTTTTTCTTGATACTACCACCACCATAAAGCAACAATACTTTTGCCTTGTTTGGCATTTCTTTACTAATGTTTTCTATTTGATTTTTACCAAATAATATTTTAGTAGGGTTCATATATTCAAAGTTGTTCATATGCTATTTTTTAAGGGGTTTATTAAATGATGAATTGTATAAAACTACTCAATTACAGTAACCAAATCATCAGTGCTTTTTCTTACTTTTACTAAAGGAGCTAACCAATCATTCTCCGCATCACGATATCCGATAGGCAACAAAATAGCACTTCTAAGTCCTTTTGCTCTTAGTCCTAAAATTTCATCAACAGCATCGGCATCAAAACCTTCCATTGGTGTTGCATCAACTCCTTCATAAGCCGCAGCTGCAATTGCCAACCCAAATGCAATATAGGCTTGCTTGGCAGCATGTGTAAAGTTTACTTCTGCATCTTTTTGAGGATATGCGCTCAATAACATTTGTCTGTAGTTTTCCCAACCTTCGTTTTTAAAACCTCGTATCTCGTTGGTTAAATCAAACATATAATTGATTCTTTCTTCTGTATAGGTATCCCATGCAGCAAATACTAATAAATGAGAACAATCTGTTACTACTGATTGATTCCATGCTACAGGTTTTATTTTTTCTTTAATTTCTTGATTTTTAACCACTAATATTTCAAAAGGTTGTAAACCACTTGAGGTAGGAGCTAATCTTGCAGCTTCTAAAATATGATCTATTTTTTCTTGAGGTACTACTTTACCATTCATGGCTTTAGCTGCATATCTCCAATTTAACTTGTCTAATAATTCCATTCTAATTTATTTTTATTTTTTAATACTGTCCCAAGCCATTACATATGCGTTTTGTATTTGTTCTTGGGTAATTTTTATTTCGTTTTTACATTGAGCATTCATTAAAAAGGCTAACGGATATATGGTATAAGCATATAACAAATAATGAGAGCCTTTTTTAATAATTCCTTCTTTTTGACCTCTATCCCATAAATCGAGTAGGGGTTGTAAATGTTTTATTCCTTCGTTTCTGCTTTCTTCATCTATCATAGGCGTATTATCACACTGACTTAAAAATCTAGCTTCTTCTACTTCCTTTAATTTAAAATCTGCAATTTGTTTCCAAATCACTTCAAAGCCTCTTTTAACAGACATTTTCTCATCATAGTTCTGAAAAGCATAATTTGTAAAAGCAACTTTAACCTCTAAGTAGACCTTATTAATTAAATCTTGTTTGTTTTCAAAATACAGGTATATAGTTCCTGGGGACACACCCGCCATTTTGGCTATTTTAGACATTGGAGTAGCATGAAATCCATTGTTGTTTACCAAATGAATAGTTGCTTGTACCAATGCATTTCTTTTAATTTCACTCTTAGTTAAACCTTCCATATCTCTAAACTTGATGTTCAAAGGTAATAAAAATGAACGTTCATTCATTTTTATTACCTGTTTTTAAGTAATTTCTTAAAGTATGTTAATTAAAACAAAGCTAAAACACCAATAAATAAAGGTTTTATAGAGGGAAATATGTAAATATTAATTTTTTGAAAAAAAATAAAAAAAAGTAAAATCCAATTAAACTATATTTATGACAATCAGTCTTATGATAGTTCATAAGTAAAATAAAGAACGATTAACGAATAAAATAACAACAATTAACATTAAAAAAAATGAAAACATTAAAATTAGCTTTCGCTGTAGTTGCAATGGTTGCCTCAGTAAGTACTTTTGCTCAAGAAGAGAAAAAACAAAAACCATCTCCTGAAAAAGCATTTAAAAGATTTGATGCTAACGAAGATGGTAAAATTACCAAAGACGAATTAGAGGGTAAAAAAATCTTAAACAGATTTGATAAACTAGATAAGGATTCTGATGGTTCTATTTCTTTAGAAGAGTTTACAGCTGCAATGTCTAAAGGAAAGGGTAAAGGAAAAGGAGATAAGCCTAAAAAAGTAAAAGAACAACATTCTGATGACATGGATGATAATGATGGAGGAGAAGAATAGTATTCAATCCATATAAGATAAACACTAAAGGCACCTACAATTTGTAGGTGCTTTTTTTATAGTGTGTCTAAAAATTCTTTTACCTTAAATAAGGAGTCACATTTTTGATTTGCAATAGAAAAAGATGGGTTATCTAAGTTTGATGTTAAAACAATGGTATAAGCCATTGATGCTTTTGCGGCAATCATACCCGTAACAGAGTCTTCTAAAATAATACAATTATTAGGGGTGGCATTTAATTTGTTCATTGCTGTTAAATAGACCGCTGGATTTGGTTTTCCATAAATTTCATCATCGGCACTACAAATAACATCAAAATATTTTTTCACGTTTAATTTATGTAGAACAGCATCAATAATTTTCCAACTAGACGATGTAGCTAACCCTATGTTATAATTTTCTTTTTTTAAATATTTTAGCAAATCAACTAGTCCTTTCATTGCTTGTCCATTGTCCAAAATATTATAAACCACTTGATCTAAAATATGATCTGCTAATTTATTAGGTGGAATCTCTATACTAAATAAATCACACCATGTTTCTGCTAGCAAATCTATTCTTTTCCCCATGGTTGTTTCCTCACAATCTTTAGCGGTAATGCTTACTCCTAGTTTGGCTAAAACATTTATTTGTGCTTGTTGCCAAAAGGGTTCAGAGTCAATCATAACGCCATCCATATCAAAAATAAAGGTGTTGTATTTCATGTAGCTTAAATATTGATTAAGTAATTTTTTTGATAAACCTTATCGTATACATCTTTACTAAACATGTACAATTGAGATGGTTTTTTAGAAACTCCTACTTTTT
Above is a genomic segment from Wenyingzhuangia fucanilytica containing:
- a CDS encoding EF-hand domain-containing protein, giving the protein MKTLKLAFAVVAMVASVSTFAQEEKKQKPSPEKAFKRFDANEDGKITKDELEGKKILNRFDKLDKDSDGSISLEEFTAAMSKGKGKGKGDKPKKVKEQHSDDMDDNDGGEE
- the hxpB gene encoding hexitol phosphatase HxpB — encoded protein: MKYNTFIFDMDGVMIDSEPFWQQAQINVLAKLGVSITAKDCEETTMGKRIDLLAETWCDLFSIEIPPNKLADHILDQVVYNILDNGQAMKGLVDLLKYLKKENYNIGLATSSSWKIIDAVLHKLNVKKYFDVICSADDEIYGKPNPAVYLTAMNKLNATPNNCIILEDSVTGMIAAKASMAYTIVLTSNLDNPSFSIANQKCDSLFKVKEFLDTL
- a CDS encoding efflux RND transporter periplasmic adaptor subunit, giving the protein MKKMNLNILTTLGVSALMLVSCQDKSQSKQATTAPPPSIPVTTIEQKTVTGYTEYPTTIEGVINSDVRSKTSGYIEKVYVDEGEKVSKGQVLFELETQSLSQDASAAKARINLAQVEVDKLIPLVEKKIISPVQLETAKANLEQAKANYSSVSANISYATIKSPIDGYVGAINFRQGALISPSDATPLTTVSEIDRVYAFFSFNEAQYLDHLQRYEGKTKEERIKNSPDLTLILANGKEYSEKGRIETSTGQINQSTGTIKIRAAFNNPNELLTNGNSGKIRLPIAYKDAIVVPQSATFEQQKDVLIYTLNKENKVKATLIEIEGVVNHLYVVKSGLKIGDKIVISGVSKLRNGVTISPQETSFKESTQPIATLFKN
- a CDS encoding TetR/AcrR family transcriptional regulator, with the translated sequence MEGLTKSEIKRNALVQATIHLVNNNGFHATPMSKIAKMAGVSPGTIYLYFENKQDLINKVYLEVKVAFTNYAFQNYDEKMSVKRGFEVIWKQIADFKLKEVEEARFLSQCDNTPMIDEESRNEGIKHLQPLLDLWDRGQKEGIIKKGSHYLLYAYTIYPLAFLMNAQCKNEIKITQEQIQNAYVMAWDSIKK
- a CDS encoding GbsR/MarR family transcriptional regulator, translating into MIENVCKEKMRLVEKLGVHLEKREHLAPVAARILAYIILTGKKGTTFEEMVSILCASKSTISTHLNHLQDLEKIVYFTKTGDRKKYFIINQNMIVQHIDDMTQEWNQIRELHLEIKNYKETLNTKKIESEYEKFNLTFHNDYIQFLDQASNAIKELRNKLTEKNNPL
- a CDS encoding iron-containing alcohol dehydrogenase, with translation MNNFEYMNPTKILFGKNQIENISKEMPNKAKVLLLYGGGSIKKNGIYEKVIAALEGFEVVEFGGIPANPEYAVLMEALTIIKEQNITFLLAVGGGSVIDGTKFLSSAALFKGDTPWDILTQNIRTSKGMPFGTVLTLPATGSEMNSGAVITRAETKEKLGMGGPGLFPQFSVLDPTVIQSIPKRQLANGITDAFTHVLEQYMTYPIDARLQDRIAEGILQTLIEIAPTIIKDPTDYKAASDFMWSCTMALNGLIQKGVPTDWSIHAIGHELTALYGIDHARTLAVILPSHYQYNFEAKKEKLAQYAERVWNITEGTLDQKAKAAIVKTEMFFNELGIDTKLSDYTNDYMGTAQEIVRRFTARGWNGLGEHKNLTPSDVEKIVTMSY
- a CDS encoding NAD(P)H-dependent oxidoreductase, producing MELLDKLNWRYAAKAMNGKVVPQEKIDHILEAARLAPTSSGLQPFEILVVKNQEIKEKIKPVAWNQSVVTDCSHLLVFAAWDTYTEERINYMFDLTNEIRGFKNEGWENYRQMLLSAYPQKDAEVNFTHAAKQAYIAFGLAIAAAAYEGVDATPMEGFDADAVDEILGLRAKGLRSAILLPIGYRDAENDWLAPLVKVRKSTDDLVTVIE
- a CDS encoding efflux RND transporter permease subunit, with translation MLKTFIERPVLSTVISIIIVLLGVISINTLPIEEYPDIAPPTIKVTANYTGANAETVLESVIIPIEEQINGVEGMTYITSTASNTGTAEITVYFDQEMNADIAAVNVQNRVARASVLLPKEVTQTGVTTQKQETSALMFISMYSESEDYDATFIQNYLKINVIPAMQRISGVGDVSVFSQQDYAMRIWLKPEKLAAYNLIPSDVTAALSEQNLEAAAGSLGQNNGEAFSYALTYSGRFKNENQYSDIVIKALGNGEFLRLKDVATIELDAQSYASNAMSLGNPAVFMGIFQTKGSNAQEIIKNIKGTLETIKKDLPDGLDIFVPYDTSLFLNASIDKVVHTLLEAFLLVFLVVFIFLQDLRSTLIPAIAVPVSIIGTFFFLNVFGYSINLLTLFALVLAIGIVVDDAIVVVEAVHAKMDDGEKNPKKATLVAMNEISGAIISITLVMAAVFIPVTFITGPTGVFYEQFGVTLIISILISAVNALTLSPALCALLLKEHKQDEELKNKNPLQRFYTLFNRGFNATIHKYGQSLQFLYKNKWVSVLLLIIAAVGIYWSATTTPTGFVPNEDRGIIFANVELPAGASLDRTDAVTKKIYSKIENLEGVVGVNFIKGRSLINGSGSNYGMGIIKLKDWSEREDPSLSATAITGKLFGIAASIPEAKIIFFSPPSIRGFGNSAGFEVNLLDKFGGEFKDLDKANQEFATALMSHPEIKYAQSAFNTNYPQYEMKVNVPLAKEKGVSVSSIFSTLQGYIGGIYASDFSRFGKQFRVYIQALPEDRADTNALNNMFVRTDKGEMAPITEFVKLERVYGPQAVTRFNLLNSTSISGATNEGYSTGDAIKVIEEELAKLPNNYTIAYSGLTREEVSAGNQTTFIFILSILFVYFLLSAQYESYLLPLAVILSLPFGVFGAYISTKLSGLENNIYFQISLIMLIGLLAKNAILIVEVALQKRKNGESIVNAAISGAKTRLRPILMTSFAFILGLMPLVLSNGVGSEGNKSIGTGAVGGLLIGTVLGVFVIPILFILFQWLQEKVSKTAQELNAEID